One part of the Bdellovibrio bacteriovorus genome encodes these proteins:
- the fliW gene encoding flagellar assembly protein FliW translates to MIISTSRFGQVELKQEDVLTFTEGLLGFADLRKFVLLDDPNDEIFAWLQSCEAPAIAFPVLEPELFAPQYKATLTKGDMEALKLTAQDKARYFSIVTIPDDPTLMTANLKAPVVVNIEARTARQCVLQDNNLAIREPIFTKLQQRVVQNPAVAIKNQSTGIDVATKLHVVRDAEL, encoded by the coding sequence ATGATCATTTCAACATCGCGATTCGGCCAAGTTGAGCTGAAACAAGAAGATGTTCTGACTTTCACCGAAGGCCTGTTGGGCTTCGCTGATTTGCGCAAGTTCGTTCTTCTTGACGATCCGAATGATGAAATCTTCGCATGGTTGCAGAGCTGCGAAGCTCCTGCGATTGCCTTCCCTGTTCTTGAGCCTGAACTGTTCGCTCCTCAGTACAAAGCAACCCTGACCAAAGGGGACATGGAAGCTTTGAAACTGACGGCTCAGGACAAAGCCCGTTATTTCTCTATCGTGACTATCCCGGATGATCCTACTTTGATGACTGCGAACTTGAAGGCTCCAGTTGTCGTGAACATCGAAGCCCGTACGGCTCGTCAGTGTGTTCTTCAGGATAACAACCTGGCTATCCGCGAGCCTATCTTCACCAAGCTGCAACAGCGTGTGGTGCAGAACCCGGCTGTCGCAATCAAAAATCAATCCACGGGCATCGATGTGGCGACCAAGCTGCATGTTGTTCGCGACGCTGAACTTTAA
- the csrA gene encoding carbon storage regulator CsrA: MLVLTRKLGESIAIDDHIKIRVVQIKGKQVRLGIEAPKDTKIHREEVYVAIQDQNQQSATTDADKTRNIAKLLKP, encoded by the coding sequence ATGCTGGTTCTCACACGGAAGTTGGGTGAAAGCATCGCTATCGATGACCACATCAAAATCAGAGTAGTTCAAATTAAAGGTAAACAGGTCCGCCTAGGTATCGAAGCGCCCAAAGACACGAAAATCCACCGTGAAGAAGTGTACGTTGCGATTCAGGATCAAAATCAGCAGTCTGCTACCACAGATGCCGATAAAACACGTAATATCGCTAAGTTGTTGAAACCATAA
- the flgL gene encoding flagellar hook-associated protein FlgL, whose amino-acid sequence MRIADKMSFNQVNQNLTKNRSEMADLQNQAATQKRINKPSDDPLASARVLTARTEERGNTQFIKNINNARSFLEFSDQSLSELTEILVRAKELAVSQSNDASGNEESRMVTASEIEQIYNQSIQIGNRKLGERYIFGGQKTQTTPFNQSGEYFGNDADMKIQTQKDSFVAMNLPGSKVFLGRGLGGDGIVRAQYETPTDVESLKDFQNKEIERQQINEEVDSNFLTTRGPASESGRQNRSDKQDPVTGSVGVNLFSTLKNLEISLKTNDKAGVQEALDTLDQAISQVVLARSEVGSRIMAVNSTTDSLQKAVVDNKVTASQLEDADAFQVISDINKTDSTLKATLETSGKLIQPSLLDFLR is encoded by the coding sequence GTGAGAATCGCGGATAAGATGTCTTTCAATCAGGTAAACCAGAATCTGACCAAGAACCGGTCGGAGATGGCTGATTTGCAGAATCAGGCTGCGACTCAAAAGCGCATCAACAAGCCTTCGGATGATCCTTTGGCTTCGGCGCGTGTTCTGACGGCAAGAACCGAAGAACGCGGCAACACCCAGTTCATCAAAAACATCAATAACGCCCGAAGTTTCCTGGAGTTTTCAGATCAGTCCCTGAGTGAGCTGACTGAAATCCTGGTGCGTGCAAAAGAACTGGCGGTCAGCCAGTCGAATGATGCCAGCGGTAATGAAGAAAGCCGTATGGTCACGGCCAGCGAGATCGAACAGATCTACAACCAGTCCATCCAGATCGGGAACCGCAAGCTGGGTGAAAGATATATTTTCGGGGGTCAAAAGACCCAGACAACGCCGTTCAATCAGTCCGGCGAATATTTCGGTAATGATGCTGACATGAAGATTCAGACCCAGAAGGACTCCTTCGTGGCGATGAACCTTCCGGGCAGTAAAGTCTTCCTGGGTCGTGGTTTGGGCGGGGACGGGATCGTTCGTGCCCAGTACGAGACGCCGACCGATGTTGAGTCCCTGAAGGACTTCCAAAACAAGGAAATCGAGCGTCAACAGATCAACGAGGAAGTGGACTCTAACTTCCTGACCACGCGAGGTCCTGCGTCAGAGTCTGGCCGTCAAAACCGCTCGGACAAGCAAGATCCGGTCACAGGCTCTGTGGGCGTGAATTTGTTCTCGACGCTTAAGAATCTGGAGATTTCCCTTAAAACCAACGATAAAGCGGGGGTTCAGGAGGCTTTGGACACCCTGGATCAGGCTATTTCCCAGGTGGTTTTGGCTCGATCCGAGGTTGGGTCCAGAATTATGGCCGTCAATAGCACCACCGATTCCCTGCAAAAGGCCGTGGTGGACAATAAAGTAACGGCTTCTCAGTTGGAAGATGCCGATGCTTTCCAGGTTATTTCCGATATCAATAAGACCGATAGCACCCTGAAAGCGACTCTCGAAACGTCGGGTAAGCTTATTCAGCCAAGCCTTCTTGACTTTCTAAGATAA
- the flgK gene encoding flagellar hook-associated protein FlgK: MSKISAMMDTGKRSLMNSQTALQTVGHNIANKSTEGFSRQRVELQTNTPITEGNLQIGMGARAGVVTRVNNPWLEKQIQREGMSMGFQDSRADALSRVEQIYNEQNNKGLNQYMTDFFNSFRELSNNPESLASRTMVRESSVALTKDFGRVVGQLKAVQEDLDGQIKTTVEEVNQLSKEIASLNEKVQMVEVQGTPANDERDRRDLLLKKLGEKIDISWAEGKDGMVTVTAGRTAILVSGIGSSELKARQTDARDRVEVFFEGSGSTSANITGQITGGRIGGALDVRDHVIEDLLSHVDNMAYTLAKEVNTAHIEGFDKSGRNGVLFFDMPDQVKGAASVIGLNKTVFNDVGRIATGAQPGAAGDNTVANVISALQYRQVMDGGTSTLDDYYSTQVGQIGAVTQRAVKAQESQKNVMSQLTNIRESISGVSLDEETTKMIEFQKTYDASARLIKTADEMFDTVLNLKRM; this comes from the coding sequence ATGTCTAAAATCTCGGCAATGATGGATACGGGCAAACGCTCTCTGATGAACTCTCAGACGGCATTGCAAACGGTCGGTCATAACATCGCCAATAAATCGACTGAAGGCTTCTCTCGTCAGAGAGTGGAGCTTCAGACGAACACGCCTATCACTGAAGGAAATCTTCAGATCGGGATGGGTGCCCGGGCAGGGGTCGTTACCCGTGTTAACAATCCATGGCTTGAAAAACAAATCCAGCGCGAAGGCATGAGCATGGGCTTCCAGGATTCCCGTGCGGATGCTCTGAGCCGTGTAGAGCAGATTTACAATGAACAAAATAACAAGGGTTTGAATCAGTACATGACTGATTTCTTCAACTCTTTCCGTGAACTTTCCAACAACCCTGAAAGTCTGGCTTCCCGCACGATGGTGCGTGAATCGTCGGTGGCGCTGACCAAAGATTTCGGTCGCGTGGTGGGTCAGTTGAAGGCGGTTCAGGAAGACCTTGACGGTCAGATCAAAACGACCGTTGAAGAGGTCAACCAGTTGTCCAAAGAGATCGCCTCCCTGAACGAAAAGGTTCAGATGGTTGAGGTGCAGGGAACCCCTGCCAATGACGAGCGCGACCGTCGTGATCTTTTGCTGAAAAAACTGGGCGAAAAAATCGACATTTCCTGGGCCGAGGGTAAAGACGGCATGGTGACGGTGACTGCGGGGCGCACGGCGATTCTGGTTTCCGGTATCGGTTCCTCTGAACTGAAAGCCCGTCAGACAGATGCCCGTGACCGTGTTGAAGTCTTCTTTGAAGGCAGCGGATCAACTTCCGCGAACATCACCGGGCAGATCACCGGGGGCCGCATTGGTGGCGCTCTGGATGTGCGTGATCACGTGATCGAGGATCTTTTGTCCCATGTGGATAACATGGCGTACACTCTGGCCAAAGAGGTCAACACCGCTCACATCGAGGGGTTTGATAAAAGCGGCCGTAATGGTGTTTTGTTCTTTGATATGCCAGATCAGGTCAAAGGGGCCGCATCGGTTATCGGTCTGAACAAGACAGTCTTTAATGATGTGGGAAGAATCGCGACGGGAGCCCAGCCGGGCGCTGCCGGGGATAACACCGTGGCCAACGTGATCTCGGCTTTGCAATACCGTCAGGTGATGGATGGTGGCACCTCCACATTGGATGATTACTACAGCACTCAGGTGGGTCAGATCGGTGCGGTGACCCAGCGGGCAGTGAAGGCCCAGGAGTCACAAAAGAACGTGATGTCCCAGTTGACCAATATTCGTGAGAGCATCAGCGGCGTCAGCCTTGATGAAGAGACCACGAAGATGATTGAGTTCCAAAAAACTTACGATGCGTCTGCGCGTTTGATCAAAACCGCCGACGAAATGTTTGATACAGTACTGAATCTAAAACGGATGTGA